In the Azospirillum humicireducens genome, TGGGCTCGACCTTCTGGTTCACGGTGGACCTGCCGCGGGGAGAGGATCCCGCATTGCCCGCCCCGGCGCCGCTGGCCGGACTGGCCGTGCTGGTCGCCGACGAGGACGAGGTGCAACGCGGCGTGCTGACCCGCTACCTGGAGCAGGGCGGAGCGGCGGTGACCGCCGCCGCCACGGTGGCCGATGCGGCATCCCGCCTGGGGCGCGGGGGGTGGGGGCTGCTGGTCGCCAGCACGACGATGGCCGGACGGCTGGACCCTCTGGCCGGCGCCTGCGGACCCGGACTGCCGCGGCTGCTGCTGGGCGACGGGCGGGGGAACGGCCCCGCGGTCGCTTCGCCCCACGGCGGTGCGGGCGGGCTGACGCAGCCGGTCCACCGCGCCGCCCTGATCCGCGCCGCCGCCATCCTGGCCGGCCGCGCCGCACCCGACTCCGACCGGCCCGGTGCCGCGGACGGCGCGTTGGAGGCCCCCATGGAGCGGTCCGGCAGGGAGCGGTCCGGCCCGCCGCTCACCATCCCGGCCCGCATGGGCGAGGGACAGCCGGACAGCCCACCGGCCTATGGTCCGGTCCTGGTGGCGGAAGACCATCCGACCAACCAGCAGGTGGTCCTGCGTCAGTTGCGCCGGCTGGGCTGCGCGGTGGATTTGGCAGCCGATGGGGAGCAGGCGCTGGTGGCCTGGCGCACCGGACGCCACCGGCTGGTCATCACCGACTGCCACATGCCGGTGATGGACGGTTACGAGCTTGCCCGCCGCATCCGGGCGGAGGAGGACGGGACCGGCCGGCGCACCGCCATCGTCGCCATGACCGCCAACGCGCTGTCCGGCGAGATGGAGCGCTGTCTGGCCGCCGGCATGGACGATTACCTCGCCAAGCCGGTGACGCTGGCCCAGCTGTCGCAGGTATTGGCCCGGCGGCTCGACGCCCCTCCCCGCCTTCCGGAGACGAAGGAGCCGCAGGGACCGCAGCCCACCCATCCGCCGGACGACCCGACCCTGCCGGTCCTCGACCTCGACCACCTGCGCGAGACCTTCGGCGGAGGACGGGAGGATGGCCTCGATGCCGGCACGCTGGACATGATGGACTTCTTCATCGAAACGACGCGGCCGACCCTGGAAAAACTGCGGCATGCGCTCGACGCCGGGGAGATGGAGGAGGCGCGGGCCGCCGCCCATTCCGCCGCCGGGGCGGCACGCACGGCGGGTGCGCGGGTGCTGGCAGCCGCCTGCACGGCGCTGGAGCGCGCGATCGTCGAGGCGCGCCTGCAGGAGGTGGAACGCCACGCACAGGAGATGGCCGCGGCCTTCCCGGAGGTCGAAAAGGCGATTCACGCGCTGCGTCACACGAAAGAGACGCTATCCCAGCCGGAAGAGAGCATGGCATGACCGGACGTGTTGGGGCGAAATCTACCTGGACGGGAACGGAAGCCCGAAAAGGCTGCACGGTGGGCGCGAGTTGCTTGTCGGTGGGATAGGGCTGAACTACTCTGGCCATCTTGATTCATTTCGACAGATTCAGCCGGGCCATTGCCGAGCCCCGGCGGTCCGGGGGTGAAAAGCGTGGTCGGTTTCGCTGGCTTCTTTTGGAACAAGGAAACCCGGCGCCAGGCCGAACATGCCGCCGCAGACCGCGACCGCTGGCGGGCGATGCTTGCCGCCGCTCTCCATCCCTGGTGCGCCTGGACCGACTCCGGCGGAGGCGCCCTGTCGGACGACGCGGCGGCCCTGCTGGGCATCTCCACCCCCGATTCGCTGCCGGACGTGGTGTCCTCGTCCGACTTTTCCGCCGCTCTTGCCCGCCTCCGCCGTGACGGAGAAGCTTTCCGCTGCGAAGGGCTGGCGCCCGATGGCCGGCGGCTGGTGCTGACCGGCCGGCGCGGCTGCGCCGGCGACAGCCGCTGCGACGTGGTGTGGATCGAGGACATCACCGTGGCCCGCGACGCCGCCCGGGACGCCACCCGCCGCCAGGAGAAGGAGGCCGGGGACGCCCGCTCCCGCCTTGCCGAATTGCAGGCGATGGCCGATGCCCTGCCGATCCCGGTTTGGATGCGCGACCGCTCCTTACGGCTGTCCTGGTGCAACCGCGCCTATGCCCGCGCCGTCGACGGCGATCCGGACAGCGTGGTGACGGAAGGGCGCGAACTGACCGCCACCGGCCCGGCGCTGGCCGAACGGGCGCGCAGCGGCGGCTTCGCCCAATCCGACCGCGCACCGGTGGTGATCGGCACCGAACGCCGCCTGCTGGAAGTGACGGAAGCACCGCTGCCGCTGGCAGACGGCAGCGGCACGCTGGTGGTCGGCTATGCCCTGGATCTGACCCCGCTGGAGGAGTTGCGCGGCGAACTGGACCGCCACCTGACGGCGCATGCCGAGGTGCTGGAACGGCTGGGCACCGCCATCGCCATCTTCGGCCCCGACACCCGCCTGACCTTCTTCAACCAGGCCTATGCCCGGCTGTGGGACCTGGACGAGGCATGGCTGCGCACCGAGCCCACCAACGCCGAACTGCTGGAGGAACTGCGCGCCCGCCGCCGCCTGCCGGAATATGCCGACTACCAGACCTTCAAGCGCGAACGCCTGACCCGCTACACCCATCTGGTGGAACCGGTGGAGGAGATGCTGCACCTGCCGGACGGCACCGCGCTGCGCCATCTGGCCGCCCCCCACCCCCAGGGCGGGCTGATCACCATCCTGGAGGACGTGACCAACACGCTGGCGCTGGAATCCTCCTACAACACGCTGATGGCCGTGCAGCAGGAGACGCTGGACAATCTGGCGGAGGGCATCGCCGTGTTCGGCGGCGACGGCCGGCTGAAGCTGTCCAACCCGGCCTTCGCCCGCATCTGGGAACTGGCGGACGGCGACCTGCACGGCGAACCGCACATCGCCGACGTGTTCGAGCGCATGCGCCCGCTGCTGGAGATCGCGCCGCCGGACAGGCAGGGAGAGGCCGCCGCCTCCGGCTGGGAAGCCCTGAAGGAGGAACTGATCGGCGCCACGCTGGAACGCAGCGTCCGCTCCGGCCGGGTGGAGCGCAGCGACGGGTCGGTGGTGGAGTTCTCCACCCTGCCGCTGCCCGACGGGGCGGTGCTGAACAGCTATCTGGACGTCACCGACGGCGCCCGGCTGGAGACGGCGCTGCGCGCCTCCAACGCCGCGCTGGAGGCTGCCGACCAGCTGAAGAGCGAGTTCATCGCCAACGTCTCCCACCATCTGCGCACGCCGCTGAACGGCATCATCGGTTTCGCCGAGGTTCTGGCGAACCAGTATTTCGGCGAACTCAACGCCCGTCAGATGGAATATGTGCGCAGCATGCTGACGGCCGGGGAGCGGTTGCTGGAACTGATCGACGACGTCGTCGACCTGACCAGCCTGGGGGCCGGCGTGACCACCCTGGAGCGCGAGGCGGTCAGCCTGCCCGACCTGCTCGACTCGGTGGCCAGCCTCACCCGCGAATGGGCCCGGCGCGAAGGATTGCGCATGGAGGTCGTGGCGCCGGAGGCGCTTGGCGAGATCGAGGGCGACGGCAAGCGGCTGAAGCAGGCGCTGTTCACCCTGGTGGTCGGCGCCATCCGCAACCCGCCGCCCGACCGCCGCATCCGGCTGGCCGGCGAGCGGCTGAACGGCAGCATCACCCTGTCGGTCAGCGGCGCCGCTCCGCCGGACGCCGATCCGCAGGGCGCGGCAGCCCTCGGCGTGTCGCTGGCGCGCAACGTGATGGAGCTGCATGGCGGCCGGCTGGAGCTGGACGAATCCGGCGGCACCGGCGTCTTCCGCAGCGCCCATGTCCGCTGCATCATGCCGGTGCGCGCACCGGCCAACGGCGTGAAGGCGGGGTGAGCGGGACCAAAGGCGCGTCCGCGGCGTTACCCTTGTCCATTCGATCCCGTGCAGTGCGGAGCCGCCGACGATGCCCAAGCCCCTGACCCTGTCCATCCCCCATTCGCTCGGCCGGGCGGAAGCCAAGCGCCGGCTGGTCGACGGCATGGGCGAGGTACGGGCCCGTCTCAGCGCCGTGTCGGCCAGCGTCGAGGACAGCTGGACCGACGACCGCCTGAACTTCCGCGTCGTGGCGCTGGCCCAGACCATCGCCGGCCACATCGACGTGCTGGACGACAGCGTCGAGATGGAGGTTCAACTCCCTTGGGCGCTGGCCCTGCTGGCCGACAAGATCAAGACCAAGGTGTCCCACCAGGGTACGCTGATGCTGGAGAAGAAGTAAGGATCGGCTGGGGAGGTATCGGCTTCGATTGCCCCCACCCCATCCTTACCTCCCTCATCCCTCCGAAGGCTCTTCCACCTTGCGGCGGGCGAGCGGGTGGTGATCGTGCATGACCTTCTTCAGCCGTTCCGTCACCACATGGGTGTAGATCTGCGTCGTCGCGATGTCGGCATGCCCCAGCATCTTCTGGACGGAGCGCAGGTCGGCGCCATGGTCCAGCAGATGGGTGGCGAAGGCGTGGCGCAGGACATGGGGGCTGACCTTCTCGGGGTCGATGCCGGAATCGATGGCCAGCTGCTTCAGCAACTGGGCAAAGCGCTGGCGTGTCAGGTGCCCTTCGCCGGAGCTGCGTGACGGGAACAGGAAGGGGCTGTGCCCGGCCTCGGCACCTGCGGCCGGCGGAATGAAGTGGCCGCGCAAGGGGATGTAGGCGGCCAGCGCCGCCAGCGCCGGGTCGGACAGCGGCACCATCCGCTCCTTGCCGCCCTTGCCGCGCACCAGCAGGCCGCGGCCGTCGCGCATGATGGCGGTCATCGGCAGGCCGACCAGCTCCGACACGCGCAGGCCGGTGGCGTAGAGCACCTCCAGCAAGGCCACCAGCCGCAGCCCCTCCGGCCCGCCGCGCGCCTCGGCGGTGGACAGCATGGCGCCGACCTCCGCCTCGGTCAGGATCTTGGGCAGCGGCCGGCCCTGCTTGGGGCTGTCGAGCGGCGAAGCGGGATCGTCCACACGCCGTCCTTCCGACAGCAGGAAGCGGTAGAACTGCCGCATCGCCGACAGCCGCCGCGCCACCGTGCGCGGGGCGCCGTCCTTGCTCTGCACCGCCAGATAGGCCCGCAGATCCTCGGTGCCGGCCCCCTCCAGCGCCACGCTGCGCTGGGCGAGCCAGCGGCCGAGGTCGGCGAGGTCGCGCTCATAGGCCAGCCGCGTGTTCACCGCCGCGCCGCGCTCCGCCGTCAGCATGTCGAGGAAGGCGTCCAGATGCGGGGAGGCGGCGAGCGGGCGCGGCTTGCACGGCCGGCCCCGGCGCTTGGCGGGACTCTTGCTGGCGGTCATCGTGGTGACAGGCTTTCCGGGCATGAGGTCATTGCGCGCCCCGTTCGGAAAGAGCGGGATCGGCAGCGGTGGGACCGGCGATGGCCGCCATCGCCTCGCGGGCAAGCGCACGGGCGTCCGGCTCCAGCCCGACCGCCTTCAGGTTGGCGGCCACCCGTGCGGTGACGACCGGCGGCAAGCCGGCCGGACCGGCTTCCCCGAGCAGGAGCAGGGCGGCGACCACCGTCTCGCCGACCCGGCCGCCGGCGGAGGCATCGCCCAGCCGCTTCCACAGCGCCGGATCGACGCCGGCATCGCTGCCGCTGGGCGGACCGGCGCCGTCGGTGACCTTCATCCAGACCTCGTCCGCGATGACGATGCCGGTCGCCTGGAGCAGGGCCAGCTGGCCGGCGATGCGGCTGCGGGCGGACGTGTCGGCACCACGCAGCGCCTCCTCCAGCCAGGCGGCCAGCGCGCGCGGGTCGTCGCCGCCACGTCCCGTCGCCGCCACGGCCAGCGGCCACAGCCAGGCGGTGTCGGCGCTCCGCCCGCTGCGCAGGGCCAGATCGTGCCAACGCCGCGCCTGATCGAGCCGGCCCTGCGCGTAATAGAGCCGGGCCGCGGCCGGGGCCAGCGCCGCCGCGTCACCGCTCGGCGACACGGTGTCGAGCAGCCCGGCCGCCGCGCCGCCGACCGGCCCGGCGCGCAGGCGCGGGTCGACCAGCTCCACCGCCAGGGAGGCCAGCGCGACGCGGCGCTGCCCGTCCATCGCCGCCGCCATCGCCTGATGGACCAGGGCGCGGGTGCGGGCGCCGCGGTCGCGCCGGGCGATGTCCCTCACCCGCAGCAGCTCGTCACCCGATGGCGGCACCTGGACATAGAGGTCGAGCAGCTGGCGGGCGTCGAGGAACAGGGAGGCGGCCGCCCGTTCCCCGGCCGCGGCTCGGGTGGCGGGGTCGGTGGACGGGTTGGTGGCGATGGCCGCAAGGGCCGGCGGGGTGTCGAGCGGCAGCCGGTCGGGCGGAACCCCGATCCGCGCCGTCCGCATGGCGGCCAGCGTCAGCGCCAGCCCGTCGGGATCGCCCTGCAGGACCAGCGAACGGGCAGGGGGCGGGGCTGCGCCGGCCAGCGCCTCGGCCACCATCATGAACGGGTCGGAGCGGCGGGCACCGCCGCTGCGCAGGCTCGCCATCGCCTCGTCCGTGCCGGTACGGTTGCCGACGCGGGCGTGGCAGAACAGCGCCAGCCGGGTCCAGTAAGCGGAGGCGAAGCTCTTGCCGCGGGCGAGCGCACGGGTGCAGTCCAGGCCGCCGCGCACCAGCTCCGCATCGGTCAGCGCCCTCGCCGCCGCCTCGTCCGCCGCCAGCGCCGCCGGAAGCAGGGCCGCCAGATCGGCCGCTGCGGCGGGATCGCCGATCCGCGCCAGCTTTTCGATGCGGAGCGCGCCGAAGCGGCGGAACGGCGGAATCTCTCCCTCCGCCACCTCCGGCGACCCGGCGCTCAGCAGAAGCCGACGTTCCAGCGCCTTGACGGCAGGGGAGGGCGTATCGACCGGAAGAGCGGCGATCAGCGGCAGAAGCTCCGCCCGGCCGACGCCGCGCCAGGGGTCGGCGCCCAGCCCCTGCAACCCGCTCAGCGTGCCTGCCCCGTCCGGATCGGGGGCGCCCAGAGCCTCGCGCGCGACCGGCGCCGGCCGCGCCACCACCGGAGAGACAGGCGGCGGCCGGGTGACCGCGGGCGGATAGGCGGGAACGACGACCGGCGCAGGCGTGGCGACAGGCACCGGTATGGGAGCCGGCGCATCCGTTCCGGCGTCGGGCGTCAGCCGGACCGGCGGACCGACGATCTGCGCCGCGGCGGGCGCCGGCCAGCCCGCTGCCGTCAGACCGGCCGAGAGCAGTGCGGCCAGCAGCAGGGACGCCGAAAGCGGGAAGCCCGAATGCGGAACAGTCCCGGCCGATGGTCGGGGTTCAGCGCGGGAAGCGCTCATCCGGCAGTACCTTCTCCACCGTCTTCGATGGAGCCGGCAGGTCCCACGAGGCGAGGAAAACCATGCCACCGGCGATCACCAGCAACAGCAGGACGATGAGGATGGAGAGAAACCGGCTCATGGCACCAAGGACGCGTTGTGTCGGGAAACAGCGGATCGGAGCGGAGCTACCACGCCCGGCGGTCGCAGGGCTTGGGACAAGCAATGGCTTTTCTGCTAAAGCATCCGCACCCCGGCCGCGGCGGTGACCGGCGACCGGGAGCACCGCCGACGGAGAGACCGTTCGGCGGCGGCGCAGTGTAGCCACAGGTTGGACCGCCGCGCAACCCGCCCTCCTGGCTTTCCGGGCCGGCTTTCAGGACCGGCTTTCCGGAAGGGAGGCCGGGGAGCGCGCTTGTGCCCGCCAGCTTTCGGCGGGTATGAGTGTTGTCTGTTTCAGCGGCATGACGGCTGTCCCGCAGGATCGGGCGGACAGCGGAGTTGCGGGTACGGGTGGCGGATCAGATGGACGTGATGGGATTGCACAAGGCGATGACGGCCCTGCTTCCGGAGACTGGAGCCGGAACGGCGGAGGACAAGGCACCGCTGCTGCCGCGCACCGTGGTTCTGGTCGGCCTGATGGGCGCCGGCAAGAGCGCCATCGGGCGCCGGCTGGCGACACGGCTCCACCTGCCCTTCCGCGACGCCGACACCGAGATCGAGGCCGCGGCCGGCTGCACCATCGCCGAGATCTTCGCCCGCGACGGCGAGCCGGTCTTCCGCTCCGTCGAGCGCCGGATCATCACCCGCCTGCTGAAGGACGAACCGGTGCACATCCTGGCCACCGGCGGCGGCGCCTTCATGGACCCCGACACCCGCGCCGCAATCCGCGAGCATGGCCTCTCGGTCTGGCTGCGCGCCGACCTTGACGTGCTGGTCGCCCGCACCGCGCGGCGGACCCACCGCCCCATCCTGAACCAGGGCGACCCACGCGCCATCCTGGGCCGGCTGATGGAACAGCGCTATCCCGTCTATGCCGAGGCCGACCTGACCGTGGTCAGCGACGAACGCCCGCCGGACGTGACGGTGGAACTGGTGATCGACGCGCTGGAGGCTCATTTCGGTGTCCAGCTCCCCCACCGCCAGGGCACGGGTCATGGCCCGCGCGGCGGCCGGACCGCCAAGGCCGACGCTCCCTGAGGACCGGTCCACACACCCTTTCCTGAACCTCCAGCTTCGCGGACTGCCCCGATGACCTCCATCTCCGCCGCCCCCCCGGCCGCACTCGACACCGTTCGCCTGGAGCTGGGCGCCCGCAGCTATGACATCCTGGTCGGCGACGGCGTGCTGGCCGACGCCGGCGAGCGCATCGCCGCCGTCACCCGCGGCCGGGCCCCCATCGTCGTGACCGACGCCAACGTGGCACCGCTGCATCTGGACACGCTGAACGCCGCGATGCTGGCGGCGGGCATCGCGCCGCAGCCGGCCATCGTCCTGCCGGCCGGTGAGAAGACGAAGGACTTCGCCCATTTCCAACAGTTGATGGACGACATCCTGGGCCGTGGAATCGAACGGTCCACCGCCCTTCTGGCGCTGGGCGGCGGGGTGATCGGCGACATCACCGGCTTCGCCGCCGCATCGGCCCTGCGCGGCATCGACTTCATCCAGGTGCCGACGACGCTGCTGTCCCAGGTCGACAGCTCGGTCGGCGGCAAGACCGGCATCAACAGCCGCCACGGCAAGAATCTGATCGGCGCCTTCCACCAGCCCCGGCTGGTCATCGCCGATACCGCAACGCTGGACACCCTGCCGCGGCGCGAGGTTCTGGCCGGCTATGCCGAAGTGGTGAAGTACGGCCTGATCCGCCAGCCCGACTTCTTCGCCTGGCTGGAGCAGAACGGCCGGCGTGTCGTCGATGGCGACAGCGACGCCCGGCGCCATGCGGTGACCGTCAGCTGCCGCGCCAAGGCCGACATCGTCGGCGTCGACGAGCGCGAGAGCGGCGACCGGGCGTTGCTGAACCTGGGCCATACCTTCGGCCATGCGCTGGAAGCGGCGACCGGCTTCGGCCAAACCCTGCTGCATGGCGAGGGAGTGGCGATCGGCATGGTGCTGGCCTTCGACCTGTCGGTCCGGCTGGGGCTTTGCCCGGCCGAGGACGCGCGGCGCGCCCGCGCCCATCTGGCCGAGGTCGGGCTGCCGGTGCGCCCGGCCGACATCGCCGGCGTCGCCTGGGACGTGGACGGGCTGGTGCGGTCGATGGCCAAGGACAAGAAGGTGCAGGATGGCCGCATCACCTTCATCCTGGCCGACCGCATCGGCAACGCCTTCACCCGCCGCGACGTCGATGCCGCCGCCGTCCGCGCCGTGTTGGAAGAGGCGGTGACCCCGGCCTGATGCCCGCACCGCTTCAATCGTGCATTTGCAGATAATCAGTCTTTCGCACAATAGCGGCCCTCGCCGTTGCCCGCCCATACTCCCGGCCAGGACCGCGGCCGTCCCGCCGCGGCACAGAACGGGAGGATGGGTGATGAAGGCGATGATTGGCATAGCCGCGGTGCTGATGTTGGCCGCGGCACCGGCCCTGGCGCTGGAGGTGCGCGAGCAGGCGACGATCAAGGCGCCGATCGAGCAGGTTTGGACTCAGGTCGGCCCTTTCTGCGCCATCGCCAACTGGCATCCCGCCGTGGAAGGCTGCACCCTGCGCAAGTCCGGCGGCAAGGAGGAGCGCGACATCGCCCTGAAGGGCGGCGGCGCCATCCAGGAGCGGCTGATGTCCGTCTCCGCCGCCAAGCACCGCCTGCGCTACACCCTGCTGAACGGACCGCTGCCGGTGAAGAACTACAGCTCCACCATCCGGCTCAGCGCGGTGGATGCCCGCACCACCCGCATCACCTGGTCCTCCAGCTTCCAGGCCAGCGGCGCCCCCGACGCGGAAGCGCGCAAGGTCATCGCCGGCATCTACACCAGCGGCATCGAAGGGCTGCGCAAGCAGCTTGAGTCCACCCAGTAAAGCCGGCGGACGCCAAAGCCAACCCAGGCACATGTAAAGTTTTTAACAATCAGTTCTATTGACTATCCGTGCTTCTGCCTGACAGGATCGGCATACCGCGCTGCGAAATCGCGGTCGAGTGCATCGTTCGTCCACAAAACCTGCAATCATGAGGGAGATGGGACACATGCCGACACGCCGACTGATGCCGGACGTCATCAAGAATCAGGAACTGACCTGCCTGCCGCCCGGAGCAACCGTGCGCGATGCCGCCACCCTGATGGCGGAAAAGCGCATCGCCGCGGTGCTGGTAACCGAAGGGCGGACGCTGAAGGGCATCGTCACCGAACGCGATATGACCACGCGCGTGGTTGCCGCCGGACTCGACCCCGACACCACGCCGCTGTCGGCGGTCATGACCGCGGATCCCGACACGCTGGAGCCGTCGGCCACGGCACTGTCCGCGCTCGACCTGATGGAACGGCGCCGTTACCGCCACCTGCCCATCGCAATCGGCGGCGAAGTGGTGGGCATGGTGTCGATCCGCGACCTGTTCGCCGTCGTCCGCGCCCATCTGGAGGACGAGTTGCGCAACCGCGAAGCCTACATGTTCGGCTCCGGCTATTCGGCGGAGGCCAGGCTTGGCTGACCGGAAGGCTGACCCATAGGTAACGCTGCGTTGCGGCGGGGTCGGGTTGACCGGGCGCCCGGCCCCGCCGATAGTCGAGGGTGAGCCATCCTCACTGCTGAACTGGAAAGCCCGATGCCCGCGCCCTCGCTGTCCGCCCCCGCCGCGCGCGAGCCGATCCACACCCGCCGCGTCACCTGCCAGGGGTTCCGGCGCGCCGATGGGCTGTGGGACATCGAGGGACATCTGACCGACGTCAAGAGCTATGGCTTCCATACCGAGGAGCGCGGACATTTGGAGCCGGGAACGCCGATCCACCAGATGTGGATGCGCCTGACCGTCGACGACACGCTGACCGTCCAGGCGGTTGAGGCGGTCACCCAGCACAGCCCCTACAATGCCTGCGGCGCCATCACGCCCCAGTTCCAGAAGCTGGTCGGCCTGCGCATCGGTCCGGGCTGGACCCGTGCGGTCAAGGACCGGCTGGGCGGACCGAAGGGCTGCACCCATCTGGTGGAACTGCTGGGCCCGCTGGCGACGACGGCCTTCCAGACCGTCTACCCGATCCTGGCCCGCGAGGCGGCAGAACGGGCGAAGGCGGCCGGCAAGCCGCCACACGACGACGGCAAACGGCCGGTCCTTCTGAACATGTGCCACATCTTCGACAGCAGCGGAGACGTGGTGCGCAAGAATTGGCCTGCCCACTACACCGGGGACCGAAACGAAGACGCCACCCGCGAGGAAGCGGCGGAGTAGGCATCGCCGCATCGGAAAACAGCTGGGGGGCAGGCGGACTGACGGCGGCGGCCGGGTCGCCCCGCGCCGTCAAGCCTCCAGGTGAGTGCCAGGCGAGGCGGATTGGCCGCCGGGGGTGGGAAAGCTGCCGCCCGCCGCAACCGAGGATTGGCCGCCGTCGACATCATCGACAGCAGGCAATTCGAATGGCGTGCCGACGAACGGATCGCTGCCGCCATGGCCTGCACGCAGATGGCCATCCTCCGTGCAGGCGCGCCGGTAATAGGACGCGATGAAGACACGCACGGCCGATGTCAGGGTGACGTCCGCTTCCTCCGGGTTGATGCCACGGCGGCGAGCCTGCTCCTCGATCCGTTCCTTGATCTGCGTGCAGAGACGATTGACGGTCAGTCCTTCCCGACGGCCGATATCCTCCAGAGCATCCCACATCGACGGTTCCAGCCGCATGCTCGTGCGATGTCCGCCGATCATGATGTTCTGGCTTCTCAACGGCTCCACCCCCGCCTGTGGGGTGTTCACCCGCTTTTTCTTCGGCCCACGCTTCGCCATCCGCAGCCCCTTCCACGAAGCCGCCGGCGGACATGCGAAGTTTGTGTCCACCACGGCGCGATAAATGGTTGCATATATCGCACTTTACTAAACGCAGCGGGAATTGCAACCACGCACGCGCCTTCCATTCTTACAACATTTCCATAAATCTCCTCTTGGTTGCATTCATATGTATGTAATTTCAGCCCCTCAACCGCGCGTTATTTGAGGTGCGGCAGACGAGTGTTGATGCGGGAGGCGGCGCCCCTGCCGTCAGGCTCCTGCTTCGCCGGGAGCGTGGGTGGTCAGGCCCAGCGCATGCACCCGCTCGCGCAGTTCGTCGGCCAACAGGGCATAGACCATGCGCTGGCGCTCCACCCGCG is a window encoding:
- a CDS encoding polyhydroxyalkanoic acid system family protein; translation: MPKPLTLSIPHSLGRAEAKRRLVDGMGEVRARLSAVSASVEDSWTDDRLNFRVVALAQTIAGHIDVLDDSVEMEVQLPWALALLADKIKTKVSHQGTLMLEKK
- a CDS encoding ribbon-helix-helix domain-containing protein produces the protein MAKRGPKKKRVNTPQAGVEPLRSQNIMIGGHRTSMRLEPSMWDALEDIGRREGLTVNRLCTQIKERIEEQARRRGINPEEADVTLTSAVRVFIASYYRRACTEDGHLRAGHGGSDPFVGTPFELPAVDDVDGGQSSVAAGGSFPTPGGQSASPGTHLEA
- a CDS encoding CBS domain-containing protein; the protein is MPTRRLMPDVIKNQELTCLPPGATVRDAATLMAEKRIAAVLVTEGRTLKGIVTERDMTTRVVAAGLDPDTTPLSAVMTADPDTLEPSATALSALDLMERRRYRHLPIAIGGEVVGMVSIRDLFAVVRAHLEDELRNREAYMFGSGYSAEARLG
- a CDS encoding SRPBCC family protein; this encodes MKAMIGIAAVLMLAAAPALALEVREQATIKAPIEQVWTQVGPFCAIANWHPAVEGCTLRKSGGKEERDIALKGGGAIQERLMSVSAAKHRLRYTLLNGPLPVKNYSSTIRLSAVDARTTRITWSSSFQASGAPDAEARKVIAGIYTSGIEGLRKQLESTQ
- a CDS encoding site-specific tyrosine recombinase XerD, translating into MPGKPVTTMTASKSPAKRRGRPCKPRPLAASPHLDAFLDMLTAERGAAVNTRLAYERDLADLGRWLAQRSVALEGAGTEDLRAYLAVQSKDGAPRTVARRLSAMRQFYRFLLSEGRRVDDPASPLDSPKQGRPLPKILTEAEVGAMLSTAEARGGPEGLRLVALLEVLYATGLRVSELVGLPMTAIMRDGRGLLVRGKGGKERMVPLSDPALAALAAYIPLRGHFIPPAAGAEAGHSPFLFPSRSSGEGHLTRQRFAQLLKQLAIDSGIDPEKVSPHVLRHAFATHLLDHGADLRSVQKMLGHADIATTQIYTHVVTERLKKVMHDHHPLARRKVEEPSEG
- the aroB gene encoding 3-dehydroquinate synthase codes for the protein MTSISAAPPAALDTVRLELGARSYDILVGDGVLADAGERIAAVTRGRAPIVVTDANVAPLHLDTLNAAMLAAGIAPQPAIVLPAGEKTKDFAHFQQLMDDILGRGIERSTALLALGGGVIGDITGFAAASALRGIDFIQVPTTLLSQVDSSVGGKTGINSRHGKNLIGAFHQPRLVIADTATLDTLPRREVLAGYAEVVKYGLIRQPDFFAWLEQNGRRVVDGDSDARRHAVTVSCRAKADIVGVDERESGDRALLNLGHTFGHALEAATGFGQTLLHGEGVAIGMVLAFDLSVRLGLCPAEDARRARAHLAEVGLPVRPADIAGVAWDVDGLVRSMAKDKKVQDGRITFILADRIGNAFTRRDVDAAAVRAVLEEAVTPA
- a CDS encoding DUF2889 domain-containing protein — encoded protein: MPAPSLSAPAAREPIHTRRVTCQGFRRADGLWDIEGHLTDVKSYGFHTEERGHLEPGTPIHQMWMRLTVDDTLTVQAVEAVTQHSPYNACGAITPQFQKLVGLRIGPGWTRAVKDRLGGPKGCTHLVELLGPLATTAFQTVYPILAREAAERAKAAGKPPHDDGKRPVLLNMCHIFDSSGDVVRKNWPAHYTGDRNEDATREEAAE
- a CDS encoding PAS domain-containing sensor histidine kinase, coding for MVGFAGFFWNKETRRQAEHAAADRDRWRAMLAAALHPWCAWTDSGGGALSDDAAALLGISTPDSLPDVVSSSDFSAALARLRRDGEAFRCEGLAPDGRRLVLTGRRGCAGDSRCDVVWIEDITVARDAARDATRRQEKEAGDARSRLAELQAMADALPIPVWMRDRSLRLSWCNRAYARAVDGDPDSVVTEGRELTATGPALAERARSGGFAQSDRAPVVIGTERRLLEVTEAPLPLADGSGTLVVGYALDLTPLEELRGELDRHLTAHAEVLERLGTAIAIFGPDTRLTFFNQAYARLWDLDEAWLRTEPTNAELLEELRARRRLPEYADYQTFKRERLTRYTHLVEPVEEMLHLPDGTALRHLAAPHPQGGLITILEDVTNTLALESSYNTLMAVQQETLDNLAEGIAVFGGDGRLKLSNPAFARIWELADGDLHGEPHIADVFERMRPLLEIAPPDRQGEAAASGWEALKEELIGATLERSVRSGRVERSDGSVVEFSTLPLPDGAVLNSYLDVTDGARLETALRASNAALEAADQLKSEFIANVSHHLRTPLNGIIGFAEVLANQYFGELNARQMEYVRSMLTAGERLLELIDDVVDLTSLGAGVTTLEREAVSLPDLLDSVASLTREWARREGLRMEVVAPEALGEIEGDGKRLKQALFTLVVGAIRNPPPDRRIRLAGERLNGSITLSVSGAAPPDADPQGAAALGVSLARNVMELHGGRLELDESGGTGVFRSAHVRCIMPVRAPANGVKAG
- a CDS encoding shikimate kinase, encoding MTALLPETGAGTAEDKAPLLPRTVVLVGLMGAGKSAIGRRLATRLHLPFRDADTEIEAAAGCTIAEIFARDGEPVFRSVERRIITRLLKDEPVHILATGGGAFMDPDTRAAIREHGLSVWLRADLDVLVARTARRTHRPILNQGDPRAILGRLMEQRYPVYAEADLTVVSDERPPDVTVELVIDALEAHFGVQLPHRQGTGHGPRGGRTAKADAP